Proteins from a single region of Leptospira brenneri:
- the lptB gene encoding LPS export ABC transporter ATP-binding protein, whose protein sequence is MENLVKIYNKRKVVDGVSFYIRKGEIVGLLGPNGAGKTTSFYMSVGFVTPDEGHVFIDNEDLTKAPMHIRARMGVGYLAQEASIFRKLTVAENLEAILETMNLPGDEIIRRRDALLMELQIMRVANQKGYTLSGGERRRCEIARALVTNPDFILLDEPFAGVDPIAVKDIQNVIQSLKERGLGILITDHNVRETLKITDRAYIMYSGRILISGTADDLINDPETRRIYLGEDFKL, encoded by the coding sequence ATGGAAAATCTCGTAAAAATATATAACAAACGTAAGGTTGTTGATGGCGTTAGTTTTTATATTAGAAAAGGCGAAATTGTAGGACTTCTTGGTCCTAATGGTGCCGGAAAAACCACAAGTTTTTATATGAGTGTTGGATTTGTTACTCCAGATGAGGGACATGTATTCATAGACAACGAAGACCTGACCAAAGCACCGATGCATATTCGCGCTCGGATGGGAGTCGGTTATTTAGCACAAGAAGCGAGTATTTTTCGTAAACTGACTGTTGCCGAAAATTTAGAAGCTATTTTGGAAACCATGAACCTTCCTGGGGATGAAATCATCCGTAGAAGAGATGCCCTTCTTATGGAGTTACAAATTATGCGTGTAGCTAACCAAAAAGGGTACACTCTGTCCGGAGGAGAAAGAAGGCGATGTGAAATTGCAAGGGCTCTTGTTACCAACCCGGACTTCATTCTATTAGATGAACCGTTTGCTGGTGTGGATCCGATTGCGGTAAAAGACATTCAAAACGTAATTCAATCTTTAAAGGAAAGAGGTCTTGGGATCTTAATTACTGACCATAACGTAAGAGAAACATTAAAAATTACGGATAGGGCCTATATCATGTATAGTGGTCGAATTCTCATTTCAGGAACAGCGGATGATTTAATCAACGATCCTGAAACAAGACGAATTTATTTAGGTGAGGATTTTAAA